The window TACTAGACATTCACTTTATTATGAGCATAATCCTTAATAAATTCCGAAGGTGTTTTCCCTGTATATTTTTTAAACATCCTGTTGAAATACGTTACATTATTGAAACCACAATGATAGCTGCATTCTGAAATAGATTTATCCTGAGCCATCAGAAGACAAGCCTTATTGATTCTATATCGGTTGACAAATTCTGTAAAAGTGATCTGGGTAGCTTTTTTAAAGAAATTACAAAAGGCAGGTAAGGTAAGATTAGCCAACTTTGCAACCTCTTCAATACTAATTTCCTTGTCGTAATGATGCTCTACATAGGTGAAAATGTTTTCAAGACGGGTTTTGTTCTTTGAAATAATGGTATAAGGCATGATTTCTTTATTCAAAAGGTCATAATCTTTACACTTTGATAGTTCAAAAAGGATTTCCAGCAAAAGTAAATATCTTTTATAGCCTTCGGACTCAAGCATAAGTCTGAGTTTTGGAAGCATCGCTTTCTTTACCTTATGATGAAAATGGATGCCATATTTTGAAAGCTCCAGTAAGTTTTTGATGGACCGGGCCTCTATTTCCTGTTGAGGGAACTGAAGAATTTCTTCCTTGAACTGAAGTACAATTTCTTCATGAGGGTCAATAGAATTTAATCCAAATCCTGAATGGGGAATATTGGAACCAATAAGTACCAGATCTCCGTGAGTATAATTGCTTTTATGATAGCCAACGTGACGGGTTCCACTCCCGGAAATAACACAGACCAGCTCAATTTCGGGATGATAATGATATTCCCATTTGAATTCTGAAATAGGGGAGTTATTATGAATCGTGCGGAACGAGCTTTTTTCATTGGGAATTACTCTTTCAAACGTAACTTTCATTCAATTAATCATATTTAATCACTAAAAATACTAATTATATTAATATTGTTCAAATATTGATTTATTGTGTTAAATTATTGTGAACAGAAATGCTTCTATCTTAGCCGGAAAGAAATAACCTGAATGAAAAACTTCAACATCAAGGCGGTTTTATTTTTTGAACTATTTTGTTTTCGCAATTCTTCTGAATTCTGTGGGAACAGTGATTTTGCAGGTACAGCAGAACTTTGGTATTTCAAAATCTTCTGCGAGCGTATTGGAAGGCTTTAAAGATCTTCCGATTGCCATCTGTTCATTCATTCTTGCTTCTTTTCTTCCAAAAATCGGAATTAAGAACTCCATGTTGACTGCCTTATTTCTGGTAAGCGGAATGTGTTTTGTGATGCCGTTTACGAATGATTTTTGGGTCTTCAAAGTATTATTTGCCATTGTAGGAGTTTCTTTTGCACTGATTAAAATTTCTGTTTTTACTTCCATAGGTTTGGTAACAGAAACAGATAAAGAGCATTCAAGTTTTATGGGATTTCTGGAAGGATTTTTTATGATTGGCGTATTGGCTGGAAATGTTTTATTCAGTTTATATATTGATGATCATAATCCGAAATCTACCCATTGGCTGAATGTGTATTGGGTGTTAGGAATACTTTCATCCCTTTCATTTTTATTTTTATTCTTTTCAAAACTTAATGAAAAAGAGGCGAGAAGTGAGAAAACCGATTTATTAGATGATCTAAAGAACAGCGTAAGTTTATTCAGCTATAAAAAAGTATTGTTCTTTTTACTCTGTGCATTCCTTTTTGTATTGGTAGAGCAGAGTTTTCAGACATGGACTCCCACATTTTATAAAGAAATTTTAAAAGTTCCAACCTCTATGAGTATCCAGGCGGGAGCTGTTTTGGCAGGGGCTTTTGCACTGGGAAGATTTTTATCCGGTTTCTTTTCCAGAAAAATCAGCTGGATCTATGTAGTATCATTTTGTGTGATTGGTTTTGCCGTAAGTTTAATTTTAGTGCTTCCCTTAACTCATAATATTCATATTGATGCCGGAACAAATTGGCTGAATGCACCGCTTGTAGTGTATTTATTTCCATTAATGGGAGGGTTACTGGCTCCAATTTATCCGAGTATCAATTCAGTGATTCTGGCTTCCATTCCTAAATACTTACACAGCGCAATGTCTGGATTGATCGTTGTTTTTTCAGCTATTGGAGGAACAATAGGTTCTATCATTACAGGTTTTGTATTTCAGGAATTCAGTGGGCAACAGGCATTTTATTTATCCCTGATTCCGCTTTCATTGTTGATCATCTCAGCAATTTTTATGAATAAATTAAAAATCAACCCTAAAAAATAACCATGAGTAATCAGCTTTATATCAAAGAAATACAGGTGCTTTTTGATGCCGTACAGAAGTCGGAAATTTTTGAAGATCAGAAAATGATGACCGATGCCGTTCCTTTATTTCCAATTGCAGAGATCAATACAAAATATAAACAGGAGAAAGATTCGGAAGATTTTGACCTGAAAAGCTTTGTGATGAACAATTTTGATTTTCTGGGGGCTAAAGTTTCTATCCGAAGAGAAGATCATCTTCCAATCGGACAGCATATAGAAAAGCTTTGGGATGAATTGACCCGGACAGCTTATGAAGAAAAAGGAACGCTTTTAAAATTACCGAAACCGTATATCGTTCCAGGGGGACGTTTTAACGAGTTTTTTTATTGGGATAGCTATTTTATTATGCTTGGACTGC of the Chryseobacterium capnotolerans genome contains:
- a CDS encoding AraC family transcriptional regulator yields the protein MKVTFERVIPNEKSSFRTIHNNSPISEFKWEYHYHPEIELVCVISGSGTRHVGYHKSNYTHGDLVLIGSNIPHSGFGLNSIDPHEEIVLQFKEEILQFPQQEIEARSIKNLLELSKYGIHFHHKVKKAMLPKLRLMLESEGYKRYLLLLEILFELSKCKDYDLLNKEIMPYTIISKNKTRLENIFTYVEHHYDKEISIEEVAKLANLTLPAFCNFFKKATQITFTEFVNRYRINKACLLMAQDKSISECSYHCGFNNVTYFNRMFKKYTGKTPSEFIKDYAHNKVNV
- a CDS encoding MFS transporter is translated as MNYFVFAILLNSVGTVILQVQQNFGISKSSASVLEGFKDLPIAICSFILASFLPKIGIKNSMLTALFLVSGMCFVMPFTNDFWVFKVLFAIVGVSFALIKISVFTSIGLVTETDKEHSSFMGFLEGFFMIGVLAGNVLFSLYIDDHNPKSTHWLNVYWVLGILSSLSFLFLFFSKLNEKEARSEKTDLLDDLKNSVSLFSYKKVLFFLLCAFLFVLVEQSFQTWTPTFYKEILKVPTSMSIQAGAVLAGAFALGRFLSGFFSRKISWIYVVSFCVIGFAVSLILVLPLTHNIHIDAGTNWLNAPLVVYLFPLMGGLLAPIYPSINSVILASIPKYLHSAMSGLIVVFSAIGGTIGSIITGFVFQEFSGQQAFYLSLIPLSLLIISAIFMNKLKINPKK